The Brachionichthys hirsutus isolate HB-005 chromosome 11, CSIRO-AGI_Bhir_v1, whole genome shotgun sequence genome includes a window with the following:
- the LOC137901538 gene encoding DDRGK domain-containing protein 1-like, translated as MDAVLYAAAAAILLVLIFVSFKLRKKTQEADEEQRRDVVQAAAAAEERGAGIPRRRRNLAAVMARRRTPREAVEHEEPEEGEHSEEQSSQPAAKIGAKKQRKLEEKQAKKVQREAEMEEREERRRMQELREQERRQEEERERLLEQKQEEDVQRADEEKARREEEEYLRLRASFVIEEQGQEEQLSEDQSRHLLQEFIHYIESSKVVLLEDLASHFGMRTQDAINRLQDLLADGALTGVIDDRGKFISVTPDELDSVARFIRQRGRVSIGELAQASNLLIDLTPEGGVSA; from the exons ATGGATGCCGTATTGTACGCGGCAGCGGCAGCGATCCTCCTCGTTCTCATCTTTGTTTCGTTTAAGTTGCGGAAGAAAACACAGGAAG ctgATGAGGAGCAGCGGAGGGACGTGGTCcaggctgcggcggcggcggaggagcGAGGAGCTGGGATTCCTCGTCGGAGGAGGAACCTCGCCGCGGTGATGGCTCGCAGAAGAACGCCGAGAGAAGCCGTGGAACACG AGGAGCCGGAGGAAGGAGAACATTCGGAGGAGCAGAGCTCCCAACCGGCGGCCAAGATCGGAGCCAAGaagcagaggaagctggaggagaagcaagCGAAGAAAGTCCAGAGAGAG GCCGaaatggaggagagggaggagaggaggaggatgcaggagctcagagagcaggagagacgccaggaggaggagcgagaacGACTGCTGGAACAGAAACAG GAGGAGGACGTGCAGCGGGCTGACGAGGAGAAGGCgcggcgagaggaggaggagtaccTGAGGCTCAGAGCGTCCTTTGTGATCGAGGAGCAGggacaggaggagcagctcagcGAGGACCAG TCACGCCACCTGCTGCAGGAATTCATCCACTACATCGAG AGTTCCAAGGTGGTTCTCCTGGAAGACCTGGCTTCTCATTTCGGGATGAGGACGCAGGACGCCATTAACAGGCTGCAGGACCTGCTGGCCGACGGCGCCCTTACAG GAGTGATCGACGACAGAGGGAAGTTCATCTCGGTCACGCCGGACGAGCTGGACTCGGTGGCCCGGTTCATCCGACAGCGAGGACGAGTGTCCATCGGCGAGCTAGCGCAGGCGAGCAACCTGCTGATCGACCTGACCCCGGAGGGCGGAGTCTCCGCCTGA